Proteins encoded by one window of Procambarus clarkii isolate CNS0578487 chromosome 55, FALCON_Pclarkii_2.0, whole genome shotgun sequence:
- the LOC123755665 gene encoding zinc finger protein 271 gives MEIVSIDTEETLYQCEVCLKKFLQKSPLIQHMKVHTGEERHQCSVCLKDFTEKPALIQHMEVHSEDQPYQCSVCLKMFSSRSKLIQHIRVHTGEKPHRCSICLKEFSKNSNLTQHMRIHTGEKPYQCSQCLKTFSRKSILIQHMRVHGEDRPYQCSLCLKHFSEESHLMEHTRVHAGEKPFQCSECRKDFSQRSKLIQHMRVHTGEKPFQCSECLKGFSERSYLIQHKRIHTGVKPYQCSVCVKRFSRNSFLIRHMRVHTGEKPYQCSLCHKEFTEKSHLIEHTRTHTGEKPYQCSECLKGFSQKTRLIQHKRIHTGEKPYNCAECQKSFSERSNLIQHMKIHTREKSHQCSVCIKKKSRKPLLIEHMSVDTGGKSNHCSCLKSFRKSHLI, from the coding sequence ATGGAGATCGTGAGCATTGATACTGAAGAGACATTGTATCAGTGTGAAGTGTGTCTGAAAAAGTTTTTACAAAAATCACCTTTAATACAACACATGAAAGTTCATACTGGAGAGGAGCGACATCAGTGTTCAGTATGTCTAAAAGACTTCACAGAAAAACCAGCTTTAATACAACACATGGAAGTTCATTCTGAAGACCAaccatatcagtgttcagtgtgtTTAAAAATGTTTTCTAGTAGATCAAAACTTATACAGCACATAAGAGTTCATACAGGAGAAAAGCCACATCGGTGTTCAATTTGTTTGAAAGAATTTAGTAAAAATTCAAATCTAACACAACATATGAGAATTCATACAGGAGAAAAACCATATCAATGTTCACAATGTCTAAAAACCTTTTCACGAAAATCAATTTTAATACAGCACATGAGAGTTCATggagaagatagaccatatcagtgTTCATTATGTCTAAAACATTTTTCAGAAGAATCACACCTAATGGAACACACGAGAGTTCATGCAGGCGAAAAGCCATTTCAGTGTTCAGAGTGTcgaaaagacttttcacaaagaTCAAAGTTGATTCAACATATGAGAGTTCATACAGGGGAAAAACCATTTCAGTGTTCAGAATGTCTAAAAGGTTTCTCAGAAAGATCATATCTTATTCAGCACAAAAGAATTCATACTGGTGTCAAACCTTATCAGTGTTCAGTGTGTGTCAAAAGGTTCTCAAGAAATTCATTTTTAATACGACATATGAGAGTTCACACAGGAGAAAAACCATATCAATGTTCATTGTGTCATAAAGAATTTACCGAAAAATCACATCTAATAGAACATACGAGAACTCATacgggagagaaaccatatcagtgCTCAGAGTGTCTAAAAGGCTTTTCACAAAAAACTCGACTAATTCAACACAAGAGAATTCATACCGGAGAGAAACCATACAATTGTGCAGAGTGTCAAAAAAGCTTTTCAGAAAGATCAAATCTAATACAGCACATGAAAATCCATACTCGAGAAAAATCACATCAATGTTCAGTgtgcattaaaaaaaaatcaagaaaACCTCTTCTGATTGAACATATGAGTGTTGATACTGGAGGAAAATCAAATCATTGTTCTTGTTTAAAAAGCTTTAGAAAATCACATTTAATATGA